The following is a genomic window from Opitutaceae bacterium.
CCCCTCTGCTGGCTCCCCTGGGAAACCAGGAGATCTGGGCCGCCGGAGTCACCTACCTGCGGAGCCGGACCGCGCGCATGGAGGAGTCGAAGGTCGCCGGCGGCGATTCGTTCTACGACAAGGTCTACCAGGCCGTGCGGCCCGAACTTTTCTTCAAGGCCACGCCCCATCGCGTCGCGGCGCCCGGCACGCCCGTGCGCATACGCGGCGACTCGCGGTGGAACGTGCCCGAACCGGAGCTGACGCTCGCCCTCAATTCCGCAGGCAGGATCTTCGGCTACACTGTCGGGAACGACATGAGCTCGCGCGACATCGAGGGCGAAAACCCACTGTATCTTCCGCAGGCGAAGGTTTACGACCGCTCCGCCGCGATCGGACCCTGCCTGCTCGTCACGGAGCACGAGCTGCCGCGGGAAACGAAGATAGAAATCGACATCCGCCGCGGTGCCGAATCCGCGTTCTCGGGCCAGACGAGCATCAGCCAGATCAAGCGCTCATTCACCGAGCTCGCCGAGTTTCTTTTCCGCGACAACGCCTTCCCTTCGGGCTGTCTGCTCATGACCGGAACCGGCATCGTGCCGGGCGACCACTTCACCCTCCAGCCCAAGGATGAGATCCGCATCACCATCGCGCCCATCGGCACACTGATCAATCCCGTGGGCTGAGAACGATTCCTTCTTTTTCATCACCCGCATGACACTTCACGGCCAGCACCTGATCGCCAGCGCCCGCACGCGCGCCGGTTCACTCACGTTTCACGGCGTCAACGCATCCACCCAGGCGAACCTCGAACCCGCCTACACCGAGGCGACGACCCAGGAAATCGGCAGCGCTTGCAGGGCTGCGGAGCAGGCCTTTCCTTCATTTTCAAACTCGACCGGCGGGGAGCGCGCCGCGTTTCTGGAGGCGATTGCCGCCGAGATCGAGGCATTGGGGGACGACCTGCTGCAGCGGGCTCACCAGGAAACCGGCCTGCCCCTGCCACGACTCACCGGCGAACGTGCACGCACCTGCGCGCAACTGCGCCTGTTCGCAACCGTTGCCCGGGAGGGCAGCTGGGTCGACGCGCGCATCGATCCCGCCCAGCCGGATCGCAAGCCCCTGCCCCGCCCCGACGTGCGCCGCATGCTGCGTCCGCTCGGGCCCGTGGGCGTGTTTGGCGCGAGCAATTTCCCGCTCGCGTTCTCGGTCGGGGGAGGCGACACCGCATCCGCCTTCGCCACTGGCAACACGGTTGTCGTGAAGGCGCATCCCGCGCACCCGGGGACCTCCGAAATGGTCGCAGAGGCGATCACGCGCGCGGTCGCCCGATGCCAACTGCCGCCCGGAGTCTTTTCAATCATCCACGGACGCCAGCCGGTAACCAGCGTCGCACTCGTCCGGCATCCCTCCATTCAGGCTGTCGGCTTTACGGGTTCCCGCACCGCCGGCCGCGCGCTGTTCGATGCGGCCTGCACGCGTCCGCGTCCGATCCCGGTCTTTTCGGAAATGAGCAGCGTCAATCCGGTCTTCGTGCTGCCCGCGGCGCTGCGCGAGAACGGCGCTGCGATCGCCGAGGGACTCAAAAATTCCTTCACCCTCGGCGTTGGCCAGTTCTGCACAAAGCCCGGCCTGGTTTTCGGAATCGCCTCGCCTGAATGGGAGACTTTTGTCGACACCCTGGGAAAGAGCGCGAAATCCGCCGCGCGAGGAACGATGCTCCACTCCGGAATCGCCACGGCATTCGAACACAGTCTCGACGAACTGAAAAAATACACCTGGGTCGTGCGCGAAGGCAACGCCGTGGCGCGGGTGTCGGCGGACCAATTTCGCACCGATCCGGATCTCGCCAAGGAGCGCTTCGGCCCGTTCACACTCGTGGTCACCGCCAAGTCATTCGAGGATCTGACCACCATCGCAGCAAACCTGGAGGGACAGCTCACGGGCACCATTCACGCGAGTGGATCCGATCTGCCTCAGGCGGCGACGCTCGTGAGCCTCCTCGAGCGCATCGCCGGCCGCGTGCTGATCAACGGCTTTCCCACCGGCGTCGAGGTGTGCCACGCCATGAATCACGGGGGCCCCTACCCCGCCAGCACCGATGCCCGCTTCACTTCCGTGGGCTCTGCCGCGCTGCTTCGTTTCGTGCGTCCGGTCTGCTACCAGGATTTGCCCGACTCGCTCCGCCCCGACGCCCTGAAGGACGCCAATCCGCTCGGTCTCCTCCGCCTTGTGAACGGCAAACCAACACACGAAGCCGTCAAACCGGCCTGACTTCCGCGACCCCATGCCAGCTGATCCGCTTTTCGATTCCGGCAATGATGAGATCTATCGCCTGCGCACAACCGCGCCAGGCCC
Proteins encoded in this region:
- a CDS encoding fumarylacetoacetate hydrolase family protein, whose product is MSYRLYRTPHGNFVQTENDTRKLGASFNLDALFTADNPVTLLKELVAKAEKVPALPAGSPLLAPLGNQEIWAAGVTYLRSRTARMEESKVAGGDSFYDKVYQAVRPELFFKATPHRVAAPGTPVRIRGDSRWNVPEPELTLALNSAGRIFGYTVGNDMSSRDIEGENPLYLPQAKVYDRSAAIGPCLLVTEHELPRETKIEIDIRRGAESAFSGQTSISQIKRSFTELAEFLFRDNAFPSGCLLMTGTGIVPGDHFTLQPKDEIRITIAPIGTLINPVG
- a CDS encoding aldehyde dehydrogenase (NADP(+)), with product MTLHGQHLIASARTRAGSLTFHGVNASTQANLEPAYTEATTQEIGSACRAAEQAFPSFSNSTGGERAAFLEAIAAEIEALGDDLLQRAHQETGLPLPRLTGERARTCAQLRLFATVAREGSWVDARIDPAQPDRKPLPRPDVRRMLRPLGPVGVFGASNFPLAFSVGGGDTASAFATGNTVVVKAHPAHPGTSEMVAEAITRAVARCQLPPGVFSIIHGRQPVTSVALVRHPSIQAVGFTGSRTAGRALFDAACTRPRPIPVFSEMSSVNPVFVLPAALRENGAAIAEGLKNSFTLGVGQFCTKPGLVFGIASPEWETFVDTLGKSAKSAARGTMLHSGIATAFEHSLDELKKYTWVVREGNAVARVSADQFRTDPDLAKERFGPFTLVVTAKSFEDLTTIAANLEGQLTGTIHASGSDLPQAATLVSLLERIAGRVLINGFPTGVEVCHAMNHGGPYPASTDARFTSVGSAALLRFVRPVCYQDLPDSLRPDALKDANPLGLLRLVNGKPTHEAVKPA